Within the Pseudomonas putida genome, the region ATCTGCAAGCGGGTGTTGGGCAGCGCATTGCGCAGTTTGCGCAGGCGCTCCCACGGGTCTTCCTTGAGGAAGCGCACGCAGGCATCGAACGTGGCGCCGCCCCAGACTTCCAGCGACCAGTAGCCGACCTTGTCGAGCTTGTCGCAGATCGGCAGCATGTCGTCGGTACGCATGCGGGTAGCCAGCAGGGACTGATGGGCGTCACGCAGGATTGTGTCGGTAACAAAAATCTTCTTGGACATTCTTATCTCCTCATGGCGACAAGCTTCAAGCTACAGGCCGCAAGATAAAGCCGATTCGCTTCAGCTTGCAGCGGGTCGCTCACAGCTTGCAGCTGCATTCATAGGCCTGCGTGGGCGGCGATGGCGGCGGCGATGGCCAGGGCCAGCTCTTCGGGTTTGCGCTTGATCGAGTAGTTGGTCAGTTCAGGGTGGCTTTCGACGAAGCTGGTGTTGAACTGGCCGCTACGGAATTCCGGATTGCGCAGGATTTCCTGGTAGTACGCGGCGGTGGTCTTCACCCCTTGCACGCGCATGTCGTCAAGGGCCCGCAGACCGCGATCCATGGCCTCTTCCCAGGTCAACGCCCATACCACCAGTTTCAGGCACATGGAGTCATAGAACGGTGGGATGGTGTAACCGGTGTAGATCGCTGTATCGGTGCGCACACCCGGGCCGCCTGGGGCGTAGTAGCGGGTGATCTTGCCGAAGCTGGGCAGAAAGTTGTTCTTCGGGTCTTCAGCGTTGATGCGGAACTGCAACGCGTAGCCGCGGTGCTGAATGTCTTCCTGCTTGACCGACAGCGGCAGGCCCGAGGCGATGCGGATCTGCTCGCGAACCACATCGATACCGGTGATTTCTTCGGTAATGGTGTGCTCGACCTGCACGCGGGTGTTCATTTCCATGAAGTACACCTCGCCATCGGCGAGCAGGAACTCCACAGTCCCGGCGTTCTCGTAGTTCACAGCCTTGGCTGCACGGACCGCCAGGTCACCGATGTAGGCACGTTGTTCGGGCGTGAGTTGAGGGCTTGGGGCAATTTCGATGAGCTTCTGGTTGCGGCGCTGGATCGAGCAATCACGCTCGAACAGGTGCACCACATTGCCGAAGCTGTCGCCCAGGATCTGCGCCTCGATGTGCTTGGGGTTGACGATGCACTTTTCCAGGAACACTTCCGCTGAACCAAAGGCCTTGGTCGCTTCGGAGATGACGCGGGGGAAATTCTGCTCCAGCTCTTCACGGCTATTGCAACGGCGAATGCCCCGGCCGCCACCGCCGGAGGTGGCCTTGAGCATCACCGGGTAACCGATACGCTCGCCTTCGCTCAGCGCTTCGTGAATGTCGGCAACGTTGCCTTCGGTGCCTGGGGTCACGGGCACGCCGGCCTGAATCATGGTGCGGCGCGCTTCTGTCTTGTCGCCCATCCGGCGAATGACTTCAGCGGCAGGGCCGATGAACTTGATACCGCGCTCGGCGCAGATCTCTGCCAGCTCCGCGTTTTCCGACAGGAAACCGTAGCCCGGGTGCAGGGCATCACAGCCGGTTTCCACAGCGAGGTTCACCAGCTTGCGCGGGTTCAGGTAGCCCGCCAGCGGCTCGGCACCAATGCTGTAGGCCTCGTCAGCGCGCTTGACGTGCAAAGCGTGACGGTCGGCGTCGGAATAGATCGCGACAGAGCGAATGCCCATCTCAGCGCAGGCACGCACGATGCGAACTGCGATTTCACCCCGGTTGGCGATCAGGATTTTTTTTATCACTGGAGTCTTCCCAAAGCCGTAGGAACAATCGAGCCGGTTCTACCGGTCGGCGCGTGACCAAGTGTCGTTGGCCAGTCGCATATTCACCCTAGCGCTGTAGGTCGATAAACAAAAATCAATATTTGTTAGGGGCTGTATTAGCAAAAGCTTATAGTTAGGTAACAAGGTTTTACCGGAGCCCATAATAAAAATGCGTAAGTCCTTGATGCGTATGACATTGCGTCAGCTACAGGTCTTCAATGAGGTGTGCGATTTGCGCTCGTACAGCCGCGCCGCCGAAGAAATGGCGCTGACGCAACCCGCCGTTAGTCTGCAAATTCGTCAGCTGGAAGAGCTGGTGGGGCAGCCGCTGTTCGAATACGTCGGCAAGAAGCTTTACCTGACCGAAGCCGCCGAGGCGCTGCAGCGCGCCAGTCGGGATATTTTCGGGCGCCTGGAAAGCCTCGACATGCAGCTTTCGGACATGCAGGGCTCACTGCAAGGGCAACTGAAACTGGCGATCGAATCCAGCGCCAAATACTTCGTTCCTCACCTGTTCGCCGCCTTCAAGCAACGTCACCCTGAGGTCAACCTGACCCTTACCGTCGTCAACCGCGCCCAAGCGATCCGGCGCCTTTCCGATAACCGTGACGACCTGATCATCATGTCTATGGTGCCGCAGGACATGGGCCTGGAGTTTCTGCCGTTTCTCAACAACCCGATCATCGCCGTGGCGCCGCCGGACCATGCGTTGTGCAAACTCGAGCACTTGCGCCTGCAGGACCTGGAGCCTCATACCCTGCTGGTCCGTGAACAGGGCTCAGGCACCCGCAAAGCCTGTGAAGAGTACTTCAAGGACAAGCGTGTGCACTTCACCCAGACGCTGGAGGTAGCCTCGGCCGATGCCCAGCGCGAATGCGTCATCGCCGGCCTAGGCATTGCCTTGCTGACCCGCCATGCCGTGAACATGGAACTGGCCATGGGCGTGCTGAAAGAGTTGCCGGTGGAGGAACTGCCGCTGTACCGCAGCTGGTGTGTGGTGCAGGCAAAGGCCAAGCGGCAGTCACCGGTAGCCTTGGCCTTTTTGGCATTCATCCGCAGCGAACGTGCGCTGATCAGCGCGCTCGTTGAGCGCTTTTCGGGGAATTTGCCGCTGAAGTCTGCCACACCGTGAGGGCCTGCAACTCCGGGTAATCCGCGAGGTCGCGCAGCAGTTGTCGTTGGTCGCAGTAGCTTTCGATCGCACGGCGGTACTCCATGCGGCGCTGATCTTTTTCCTGCTGTTTGCGAGCCTTGGCGCTAGGTAGGTAAGAGCCATCGAAATCACGAGCCATGTCTGTCTCCCTGATCGAGTGCGGGGAGTTCAGACTCGCTTGAATGCTTTACCGTTCTGCTGAGGATTGGTGACAAATCGATGAAATTTGCAGCCCCTTGCGCAAGGGTCGATCAGTCATCCATCGCCTTGATCGACTTGGGGGACAAACGCAGGCTGCGCAAGCTGCGCTTCACACTCTTGAGGTGATTGACCAGGCTTGGCCCACGGGCCATGGCTACGCCCATGGCGAGCACGTCGATGACTACCAGGTGGGCGATACGCGAGGTCAGCGGGGTGTAGATTTCCGTGTCTTCATGCACATCGATCGCCAGGTTGACAGTCGAAAGCTCGGCCAGCGGGGTCTGGCTGGGGCACAGGGTGATCAGGTTGGCGCCGCTCTCACGCACGAGGTTGGCGGTGATCAAAAGGTCTTTGGAACGCCCGGACTGGGAAATGCACACCGCCACGTCACCCGGCTTGAGGGTCACCGCCGACATGGCCTGCATGTGCGGGTCGGAGTAGGCGGCGGCACTGAGCAACAGGCGGAAAAACTTGTGCTGCGCGTCGGCAGCAACCGCGCCGGATGCACCAAAACCATAGAACTCCACACGTTGCGCCTGCGCCATGGCACTCACTGCCTGCTGCAACGCGTGCGGGTCGAGGTGCTCTCGCACTTCCATCAGGGTGTGCAAGGTCGTGTCGAAAATCTTCAGGCTGTAATCGGCAACCGAGTCGTCTTCATGGATGGCGAACTGCCCGAAGCTGGCGCCGGCAGCCAGGCTCTGCGCCAGCTTGAGCTTGAGGTCCTGAAAACCTGAACAGCCGATCGCCCGGCAAAATCGCACGATGGTCGGCTCGCTGATACCCACGCTGTGTGCAAGGTCCGCCATCGAACTGTGCATGACGGCGGCCGGGTCCAGCAGCACGTGGTCGGCCACTTTCAGTTCCGATTTGCGCAGCAGGTGGCGCGATTGGGCGATATGTTGCAACAGATTCACGGGCTGGACTCGGTTATGATCGGCTGGCCGGGATGTAGCTTTCTTGTAGTTATACTACATGGACGCCAACCCGCCCAGTTAAACGAACGTGGAGAGTGGTGGTTTGACTATTCCTTGCGACATTCTGGTATTCGGTGGCACTGGCGATCTGGCCCTGCACAAACTGCTACCGGCGCTCTATCACCTGTATCGCGAGGCACGTCTGAACATTGCCGTGCGCATCATTGCCCTGGCCCGTCGCAACCTGTCGCGCAGCGACTATTTGAAGCTCGCCGAACGCCATTGCCGGGCGCAGATCGCCCGGAGTGAGTTCGACGAAGAGGTGTGGCAACGCTTTTGCGCACGCCTTGACTACTTTCCCATGGACGCCGCGCAAAGCGCCGACTTCGGGCGCCTGGCCCGCTACCTCGGCGAGCCCGGCGGGCTGACCCGCATCTATTACCTTGCCACCGCGCCCAATCTGTTCGTGCCGATTGCCAACCACCTGCGGGTGGCGGGGCTGGCCGACCACGAGGCACGCATCGTGCTGGAGAAGCCGATCGGCCATTCGCTTGAGTCAGCCACCGCCATCAACGAAGCGATCGGTGCGGTGTTCGAGGAATCGCAGGTGTTTCGCATCGATCACTACCTGGGCAAGGAGACCGTGCAGAACCTCATGGCCCTGCGGTTCGCCAACGCGTTGCTGGAGCCGGTGTGGCGCAACGGACAGGTCGATCATGTGCAGATCAGTGTGTGTGAAACCCTCGGTGTAGAAAACAGAGGCGGCTACTACGACCGGGCCGGTGCCACCCGCGACATGCTGCAGAACCACCTGTTGCAGCTGCTGTGCCTGGTAGCCATGGAGCCGCCCGCGCAGTTCGAGGCCGAGGCGGTCCGCGACGAGAAGGTCAAGATTCTGCGCGCTCTCAAGCCGATCAGCGGCCAGGACGTTCAGGACAAGACCGTGCGCGGTCAGTACGGTGCCGGGCACATCGGCGGCCAGGAGGTGCCCGCCTACTACTTCGAGAAGGACGTGGACAATGACAGCGACACTGAAACATTCGTCGCCGTCCACGCCCACATCGACAATTGGCGCTGGGCTGGCGTGCCTTTCTATCTGCGCACCGGCAAACGCATGGCACGGCGCTCGTCGCAGATCGTCATCCAGTTCAAGCCCGTGCCGCATGAGCTGTTCAGCGGTGGCCAGGTCAACCAGCTACTGATCCAGTTGCAGCCAGACGAGCGCATCAGCCTGCGCATGATGACCAAGAGCCCGGGCAAGGGCATGCGCCTGGAGCCGGTCGACCTCGACCTGAACCTGGCGCAGGTGTTCGGCCAGACCCGTCGCTGGGAGGCCTACGAGCGCTTGCTGCTGGATGTACTCGAGGGGGACTCTACCCTGTTCATGCGGCGCGACGAA harbors:
- a CDS encoding acetyl-CoA carboxylase biotin carboxylase subunit; its protein translation is MIKKILIANRGEIAVRIVRACAEMGIRSVAIYSDADRHALHVKRADEAYSIGAEPLAGYLNPRKLVNLAVETGCDALHPGYGFLSENAELAEICAERGIKFIGPAAEVIRRMGDKTEARRTMIQAGVPVTPGTEGNVADIHEALSEGERIGYPVMLKATSGGGGRGIRRCNSREELEQNFPRVISEATKAFGSAEVFLEKCIVNPKHIEAQILGDSFGNVVHLFERDCSIQRRNQKLIEIAPSPQLTPEQRAYIGDLAVRAAKAVNYENAGTVEFLLADGEVYFMEMNTRVQVEHTITEEITGIDVVREQIRIASGLPLSVKQEDIQHRGYALQFRINAEDPKNNFLPSFGKITRYYAPGGPGVRTDTAIYTGYTIPPFYDSMCLKLVVWALTWEEAMDRGLRALDDMRVQGVKTTAAYYQEILRNPEFRSGQFNTSFVESHPELTNYSIKRKPEELALAIAAAIAAHAGL
- a CDS encoding PA3496 family putative envelope integrity protein, translating into MARDFDGSYLPSAKARKQQEKDQRRMEYRRAIESYCDQRQLLRDLADYPELQALTVWQTSAANSPKSAQRAR
- a CDS encoding LysR family transcriptional regulator, translating into MRMTLRQLQVFNEVCDLRSYSRAAEEMALTQPAVSLQIRQLEELVGQPLFEYVGKKLYLTEAAEALQRASRDIFGRLESLDMQLSDMQGSLQGQLKLAIESSAKYFVPHLFAAFKQRHPEVNLTLTVVNRAQAIRRLSDNRDDLIIMSMVPQDMGLEFLPFLNNPIIAVAPPDHALCKLEHLRLQDLEPHTLLVREQGSGTRKACEEYFKDKRVHFTQTLEVASADAQRECVIAGLGIALLTRHAVNMELAMGVLKELPVEELPLYRSWCVVQAKAKRQSPVALAFLAFIRSERALISALVERFSGNLPLKSATP
- the zwf gene encoding glucose-6-phosphate dehydrogenase — protein: MTIPCDILVFGGTGDLALHKLLPALYHLYREARLNIAVRIIALARRNLSRSDYLKLAERHCRAQIARSEFDEEVWQRFCARLDYFPMDAAQSADFGRLARYLGEPGGLTRIYYLATAPNLFVPIANHLRVAGLADHEARIVLEKPIGHSLESATAINEAIGAVFEESQVFRIDHYLGKETVQNLMALRFANALLEPVWRNGQVDHVQISVCETLGVENRGGYYDRAGATRDMLQNHLLQLLCLVAMEPPAQFEAEAVRDEKVKILRALKPISGQDVQDKTVRGQYGAGHIGGQEVPAYYFEKDVDNDSDTETFVAVHAHIDNWRWAGVPFYLRTGKRMARRSSQIVIQFKPVPHELFSGGQVNQLLIQLQPDERISLRMMTKSPGKGMRLEPVDLDLNLAQVFGQTRRWEAYERLLLDVLEGDSTLFMRRDEVEAAWAWIDPIIQGWEDHFQAPRHYAAGSTGPDQANSLLAHQGRTWHS
- the hexR gene encoding transcriptional regulator HexR; this encodes MNLLQHIAQSRHLLRKSELKVADHVLLDPAAVMHSSMADLAHSVGISEPTIVRFCRAIGCSGFQDLKLKLAQSLAAGASFGQFAIHEDDSVADYSLKIFDTTLHTLMEVREHLDPHALQQAVSAMAQAQRVEFYGFGASGAVAADAQHKFFRLLLSAAAYSDPHMQAMSAVTLKPGDVAVCISQSGRSKDLLITANLVRESGANLITLCPSQTPLAELSTVNLAIDVHEDTEIYTPLTSRIAHLVVIDVLAMGVAMARGPSLVNHLKSVKRSLRSLRLSPKSIKAMDD